A window from Staphylococcus succinus encodes these proteins:
- the betA gene encoding choline dehydrogenase — protein sequence MRQSYDYIIIGGGSAGSVLGGRISEDASNNVLVLEAGRSDYPWDLLIQMPAALMYPAGNKLYDWIYETNAEPHMDGRKVGHARGKVLGGSSSINGMIYQRGNPMDYEKWAKPKGMEHWDFAHCLPYFKRLETTFGSNKDDEYRGHHGPIKLRRGPATNPLFQAFFNAGVDAGYNKTPDVNGFRQEGFGPFDSQVHNGRRVSASRAYLHPAMKRKNLEVQTRAFVTKLNFEGNKVTGVTFKKNGKEHTVSAKEVILSGGAINSPQLLQLSGIGDSEHLRSLGIEPRLHLPGVGENFEDHLEVYVQHACKEPVSLQPSLNKLKMPFIGLQWILGRKGAAASNHFEGGGFVRSNDEVDYPNLMFHFLPIAVRYDGTKAPTAHGYQVHVGPMYSNSRGHLKIKSKDPFVKPDFVFNYLSTEEDKREWVEAIKVARNILNQKSLDPFNGGEISPGPEVQTDDEIIEWVKRDGETALHPSCSCKMGPKSDEMSVVDPDTFKVHGMENLRVVDASVMPRTTNGNIHSPVLMMAERAADIIRGKKPLEPEYVDYYRHGVHDKNAGTIK from the coding sequence ATGAGACAATCTTATGATTATATTATCATTGGTGGGGGTAGCGCTGGTTCAGTATTAGGTGGCAGAATAAGTGAAGATGCTTCAAATAATGTGCTTGTATTGGAAGCAGGACGAAGTGACTATCCGTGGGATTTATTAATTCAAATGCCAGCAGCGTTAATGTATCCAGCAGGTAACAAACTATACGATTGGATTTATGAAACAAATGCAGAACCACATATGGATGGACGTAAAGTAGGCCATGCACGTGGTAAAGTATTAGGTGGTTCAAGTTCAATCAACGGTATGATTTATCAAAGAGGTAATCCTATGGACTATGAAAAATGGGCTAAACCAAAAGGTATGGAGCATTGGGACTTTGCACATTGTTTACCATATTTCAAACGTTTAGAGACAACATTTGGTTCTAATAAAGATGATGAATATCGTGGGCACCATGGTCCAATTAAATTAAGACGTGGTCCTGCTACAAACCCATTATTCCAAGCATTCTTCAATGCAGGAGTGGACGCTGGATATAATAAAACGCCAGATGTAAATGGTTTCCGTCAAGAAGGATTTGGACCATTCGATAGCCAAGTACATAATGGACGTCGTGTTTCAGCTTCTAGAGCTTACTTACACCCAGCTATGAAACGAAAAAATTTGGAAGTACAAACGCGTGCATTTGTAACTAAATTAAACTTCGAAGGTAATAAAGTAACAGGTGTTACATTTAAGAAAAATGGCAAAGAGCATACTGTAAGTGCAAAAGAAGTTATTTTATCAGGTGGAGCAATTAACTCACCTCAATTATTACAATTATCAGGTATCGGTGATTCAGAACATTTACGTTCATTAGGTATTGAACCTCGTTTACACTTACCAGGTGTTGGTGAAAATTTTGAAGACCATTTAGAAGTTTATGTGCAACATGCATGTAAAGAACCAGTTTCGTTACAACCGAGTTTAAATAAACTTAAAATGCCATTCATTGGTTTGCAATGGATTTTAGGACGTAAGGGCGCAGCTGCCTCAAACCACTTTGAGGGTGGCGGGTTCGTTCGTTCAAATGATGAAGTAGATTATCCAAACTTAATGTTCCACTTCTTACCAATTGCTGTAAGATATGATGGTACAAAAGCACCAACTGCACATGGTTATCAAGTGCATGTAGGGCCAATGTATTCTAATTCTCGCGGACACCTAAAAATTAAATCTAAAGATCCGTTTGTTAAACCAGACTTCGTATTTAACTATTTATCAACAGAAGAAGATAAACGTGAATGGGTAGAAGCTATAAAAGTAGCAAGAAATATCTTGAACCAAAAATCTTTAGATCCATTCAATGGTGGGGAAATTTCACCAGGACCTGAAGTACAAACAGATGATGAGATTATTGAATGGGTTAAACGTGACGGTGAAACAGCATTACATCCATCATGTAGCTGTAAAATGGGACCTAAATCTGATGAAATGTCAGTTGTAGATCCAGATACATTCAAAGTACACGGTATGGAAAATCTACGTGTTGTAGATGCTTCTGTAATGCCTCGTACTACAAATGGTAATATTCACTCTCCAGTCTTAATGATGGCTGAAAGAGCAGCAGACATCATTAGAGGTAAGAAACCTTTAGAACCTGAGTATGTTGATTATTATCGTCATGGTGTACATGATAAAAATGCAGGTACAATTAAATAA
- a CDS encoding BCCT family transporter, with amino-acid sequence MKNNKVMDWPTFIGTVIVLLFAVVPMIVFPKASQEVITGLNKAVSNSLGSVYLLLGLVIFGFVLYIAFGKYGNVTLGKATDKPEFNDFSWASMLFCAGIGSDILYWGVIEWAYYYQTPPHGGKGMTDHALEYATMYGMFHWGPIAWAIYVLPALPIGYLVFVKKKPIFKISQACRPILKGQTDKFLGKVVDIVFILALLCGAATSLGLGVPLISAAIERLTGIDGHNMWMRTIILLLITLVFAISSYTGLKKGIQVLSDVNVWISLLLLAFVFIVGPTVFIMETTVTAFGDMLKNFFQMATWLEPFGGIGGRKDTNFPQQWTIFYWSWWIVYAPFIGLFIARISKGRTLKEVILGTIGYGTLGCLMFFGIFGNYAVYLQISGQFNVINFLNSHSAESTIIEVMHQLPFPNLIVVLFVIAAFLFLVTTFDSASYILAAATQKQVIGEPVRANRLFWAFALSLLPYSLMLVGGQNALDVLKTASLLASVPLIVVFVIMMISFIRTLEGDRLKLERRADKFKEVERRSLRMIQVREKKEDDNL; translated from the coding sequence GTGAAAAACAATAAAGTTATGGATTGGCCGACGTTTATAGGCACAGTAATTGTATTATTATTTGCTGTTGTGCCAATGATCGTGTTTCCTAAAGCAAGTCAAGAAGTAATTACCGGGTTGAATAAAGCCGTGTCAAATTCTCTTGGCTCAGTATATTTATTACTTGGATTAGTAATTTTTGGATTTGTACTTTACATAGCATTTGGTAAGTACGGAAATGTCACATTAGGTAAAGCTACAGATAAGCCTGAATTTAATGATTTTAGTTGGGCTTCAATGTTGTTCTGTGCGGGTATTGGCTCAGATATTTTATACTGGGGTGTTATCGAATGGGCATATTATTATCAAACACCACCACATGGTGGCAAAGGCATGACAGATCATGCATTAGAGTATGCAACAATGTATGGCATGTTCCATTGGGGACCAATTGCATGGGCAATATACGTGTTACCTGCATTGCCAATCGGTTATTTAGTATTTGTTAAAAAGAAACCGATATTTAAAATTAGCCAAGCTTGTCGACCAATTTTAAAAGGACAAACAGATAAGTTTTTAGGTAAAGTTGTAGATATCGTGTTTATTTTGGCCTTATTATGTGGGGCAGCAACTTCATTGGGACTAGGTGTACCTTTGATTTCAGCAGCTATTGAGCGTTTAACAGGTATTGATGGGCATAATATGTGGATGCGCACAATTATTCTATTATTAATCACATTAGTCTTTGCCATAAGTTCTTATACAGGGCTTAAAAAGGGTATACAAGTCTTAAGTGACGTCAATGTATGGATTTCGTTACTGTTGTTAGCATTTGTATTTATAGTGGGACCAACAGTATTTATTATGGAAACAACAGTTACTGCATTCGGTGATATGTTGAAGAATTTCTTCCAAATGGCAACATGGCTTGAACCTTTTGGGGGCATTGGTGGACGAAAAGATACGAATTTCCCTCAACAATGGACTATATTTTATTGGTCTTGGTGGATTGTTTATGCGCCATTTATTGGTTTGTTTATTGCCCGTATTTCAAAGGGACGTACTCTAAAAGAAGTTATTTTAGGGACAATTGGTTATGGGACATTAGGTTGCTTGATGTTCTTTGGTATTTTTGGAAACTATGCAGTGTATTTGCAAATTTCAGGACAATTTAATGTTATTAATTTCTTGAATTCACATAGTGCAGAATCAACAATTATTGAAGTTATGCATCAACTACCATTTCCAAATCTGATTGTTGTATTATTTGTTATAGCAGCTTTCTTATTCTTAGTTACTACTTTTGATTCTGCTTCTTATATTTTAGCGGCAGCAACTCAAAAACAAGTAATAGGTGAACCGGTACGTGCTAATAGATTATTCTGGGCATTTGCATTAAGTTTATTACCTTATTCATTGATGTTAGTTGGAGGACAAAATGCATTAGACGTCTTGAAGACAGCATCACTTTTAGCGAGTGTTCCTTTAATTGTGGTATTTGTTATCATGATGATATCGTTTATACGAACATTAGAGGGTGATCGTCTGAAACTTGAGAGACGTGCAGATAAATTTAAAGAAGTGGAAAGACGTTCACTTAGAATGATACAAGTAAGAGAGAAAAAAGAAGACGATAATTTATAG
- the betB gene encoding betaine-aldehyde dehydrogenase, translated as MELVKNLSRRQYIDGEWVDSSNKETRKIINPYNQEVIFEVAEGTSEDSERAIVAAKKAFNKGEWAQETSENRGKKVKAIADLIVTHREELARLETLDTGKTLEESYADMDDIANVFNYFAGLADKDGGEIIDSPIPNTDSKIVKEPVGVATQITPWNYPLLQASWKIAPALVTGCSLVMKPSEITPLTTIRVFELMEEVGFPQGVINLVLGKGSEVGEPLSSHKDVDLVSFTGGIETGKHIMKQAANHVTNVALELGGKNPNIIFDDADFELAVDQALNGGFFHAGQVCSAGARIIVHNDIKDKFEAALIERIKRIKLGDGFDPETEMGPVISAEHREKIEKYMEVAKSENATIAIGGKRPEREDLQDGFFFEPTVITDCDTSMRIVQEEVFGPVVTIEGFSTEEEAIELANDSIYGLAGGLFTNDINKAERVVNKLRMGTVWINDFHPYFAQAPWGGYKQSGIGRELGREGLAEYQVEKHILRNTNPEPVNWFGSK; from the coding sequence ATGGAACTTGTAAAAAATTTATCTCGTCGTCAATATATTGATGGTGAGTGGGTAGATAGCTCTAATAAAGAAACAAGAAAAATTATTAATCCATATAATCAAGAAGTTATTTTTGAAGTAGCTGAAGGTACTTCAGAAGATAGCGAACGTGCAATTGTTGCAGCTAAAAAAGCTTTTAATAAAGGTGAATGGGCACAAGAAACGAGCGAAAATAGAGGTAAAAAAGTCAAAGCAATCGCTGATTTAATCGTAACGCATCGTGAAGAGCTTGCTAGACTTGAAACTTTAGATACTGGTAAAACATTAGAAGAATCATATGCCGATATGGACGACATTGCGAATGTATTTAACTACTTTGCTGGTTTAGCCGATAAAGATGGTGGAGAAATTATAGATTCACCGATTCCAAATACGGACAGTAAAATTGTGAAAGAACCGGTAGGCGTGGCAACACAAATTACACCGTGGAATTATCCTTTACTACAAGCATCATGGAAAATCGCTCCAGCTTTAGTTACAGGGTGTTCATTGGTTATGAAACCAAGTGAAATCACACCATTAACAACAATTCGTGTATTTGAATTGATGGAAGAAGTTGGATTTCCTCAAGGTGTAATTAACTTAGTATTAGGTAAAGGTTCTGAAGTTGGTGAACCATTATCGTCACATAAAGATGTTGACTTAGTTTCGTTTACAGGTGGTATTGAAACAGGTAAACACATCATGAAACAAGCAGCTAATCACGTTACAAATGTTGCATTAGAATTAGGTGGTAAAAACCCTAACATTATTTTTGATGACGCAGATTTTGAACTTGCAGTTGATCAAGCATTAAATGGCGGTTTCTTCCATGCAGGTCAAGTTTGTTCTGCAGGCGCAAGAATTATCGTCCATAACGATATTAAAGATAAATTTGAAGCTGCTTTAATAGAAAGAATTAAACGTATTAAATTAGGTGATGGTTTTGATCCTGAAACTGAAATGGGACCAGTCATCTCAGCAGAACATAGAGAAAAAATAGAAAAATATATGGAAGTTGCTAAATCTGAAAATGCGACTATCGCTATAGGTGGTAAACGTCCTGAACGTGAAGATTTACAAGATGGTTTCTTCTTTGAACCAACAGTTATTACAGATTGTGATACTTCAATGCGTATTGTACAAGAAGAAGTATTCGGGCCTGTTGTTACAATTGAAGGCTTCTCAACAGAAGAAGAGGCAATTGAGCTTGCAAATGACTCAATTTATGGCTTAGCTGGCGGACTATTTACTAATGATATTAACAAAGCAGAGCGTGTTGTTAATAAATTGAGAATGGGGACAGTTTGGATTAATGACTTCCACCCATACTTTGCACAAGCACCATGGGGTGGTTATAAACAATCAGGTATTGGTAGAGAACTTGGTAGAGAAGGTTTAGCAGAATATCAAGTAGAAAAACATATTCTACGTAATACGAATCCAGAACCAGTGAACTGGTTCGGCAGTAAGTAA
- the cudC gene encoding choline uptake/conversion transcriptional regulator CudC — translation MVHSNNPDHQLNEAKDIVINAIGETMDLYGINRSVGNLYGTMLFEGSMTLDEMREQLQMSKPSMSAGVKRLQEFDIVKQQFTRGSRKQHFTAEKNFFNFFSNFFTRKWHREIVINSEAVHDSVALLDDLINDKNVDEPTKQEAHEIKQQLIDTLPYYEWLENLSHAIESGEIFEYFPIPEKKVK, via the coding sequence TTGGTACATTCAAACAACCCTGATCACCAATTAAATGAAGCAAAAGACATCGTTATTAACGCAATTGGAGAAACGATGGATCTCTATGGAATTAACCGTAGTGTAGGAAATTTATACGGCACAATGCTCTTTGAAGGTAGTATGACGTTAGATGAAATGCGCGAACAACTTCAAATGAGTAAGCCAAGTATGAGCGCTGGCGTTAAAAGGCTTCAAGAATTTGATATTGTTAAACAGCAATTTACACGTGGTAGTCGAAAACAACATTTTACCGCCGAAAAAAACTTTTTCAATTTCTTCAGTAATTTCTTCACACGTAAATGGCATAGAGAGATTGTTATCAATTCTGAAGCCGTACATGATTCCGTTGCATTACTTGATGACCTTATCAACGATAAAAATGTCGATGAGCCTACAAAACAAGAAGCTCATGAAATCAAACAGCAGTTAATCGATACTTTACCGTATTACGAATGGCTAGAAAATTTGAGTCATGCAATCGAAAGTGGAGAAATATTCGAATACTTTCCAATACCCGAAAAGAAAGTTAAATAA
- a CDS encoding flavin reductase family protein gives MKKLLANQLSDVQNYKLLSGSIIPRPIAFVTSQNNNGVLNAAPFSFFNIVNNAPPMISISAQRAGGKRKDTALNIEEVGEFVVHITDENNVENVNITAAQLKPEENELDHTKFTLVDSENITVPGIKEAKIRLECKLERIVEIGSKDDGADLIIGEVVKYHIDEDIYFGDSKIDALKLEPVARLAGNDYAKSGDTFTIERPE, from the coding sequence ATGAAAAAATTATTAGCAAATCAATTATCAGATGTGCAAAATTATAAATTATTATCGGGGAGTATTATTCCCAGACCTATCGCTTTCGTAACATCACAAAATAATAATGGTGTCTTGAATGCGGCACCGTTTAGCTTTTTTAATATTGTAAATAACGCACCACCTATGATATCAATTTCAGCACAACGCGCAGGTGGTAAACGTAAGGATACAGCTTTAAATATAGAAGAAGTGGGCGAATTTGTCGTTCACATTACTGATGAAAACAATGTGGAAAATGTCAATATAACAGCAGCACAATTGAAACCAGAAGAAAATGAGCTGGACCACACTAAGTTTACACTTGTTGACTCTGAAAACATTACGGTGCCAGGTATAAAAGAGGCGAAGATTCGATTAGAATGTAAATTGGAGCGAATTGTAGAAATCGGTTCAAAAGATGACGGTGCAGACCTTATTATAGGTGAAGTGGTGAAGTATCATATCGATGAAGATATTTATTTTGGGGATAGCAAGATAGACGCATTGAAACTTGAACCTGTCGCACGTTTAGCAGGAAATGATTACGCAAAATCAGGAGACACATTTACAATTGAACGACCTGAATAG
- a CDS encoding class I SAM-dependent methyltransferase codes for MNKNKIINYWDKRALSFSKDKQAELESAHAQAWIKEINNVTSIQEGMKILDIGTGAGFLAILCAQQGGDVTGIDISSDMIKSAQQNAQHFQQQIQFQIMDAEQLDFEDATFDVVIARNVTWLLSNTQGVYSEWLRVLKANGTLINIDGDYGKDSFEDYSNIPDDHAHLALGDTMLQESEAIKQSISINQQQRPQYDIEILQRLGFKHIHVDVDVYQRVYRKKDAFYNPTPIFLIAITKPFS; via the coding sequence ATGAATAAAAATAAAATCATTAACTATTGGGACAAGCGTGCACTATCTTTTAGCAAAGATAAACAAGCGGAATTAGAAAGTGCCCATGCTCAAGCATGGATAAAGGAAATTAATAATGTTACATCGATTCAAGAAGGCATGAAAATTTTGGATATAGGTACTGGAGCAGGATTCCTAGCTATTTTATGTGCACAACAAGGTGGCGATGTTACAGGTATTGATATATCTTCGGACATGATTAAATCGGCACAACAAAATGCACAACATTTTCAACAACAAATACAATTTCAAATTATGGATGCTGAGCAATTAGATTTTGAAGATGCAACATTTGACGTCGTTATTGCTCGAAATGTCACTTGGTTATTGTCAAATACACAAGGAGTATATAGTGAATGGCTCAGAGTATTAAAAGCCAATGGCACACTCATTAATATTGATGGAGACTATGGTAAAGATTCATTTGAAGACTATAGTAATATCCCTGATGATCATGCCCACCTCGCATTAGGCGATACTATGTTGCAAGAAAGCGAAGCCATTAAGCAAAGTATTTCAATTAATCAACAACAACGACCACAATACGACATTGAAATTCTGCAGCGTTTAGGTTTTAAGCATATTCATGTCGATGTTGACGTTTATCAACGTGTATATAGAAAAAAAGATGCTTTTTATAACCCAACACCTATTTTTTTAATTGCCATTACTAAGCCTTTCTCCTAA
- a CDS encoding fructose bisphosphate aldolase — protein MNKEQLDKVKNGKGFIAALDQSGGSTPKALKDYGVTEDQYSSEDEMFKLVHDMRTRIVSSPAFSSEKIIGAILFEQTMDREVDGKHTGDFLADKGVVPFLKVDKGLAEEKDGVQLMKPMPDLDDLLRRANEHKIFGTKMRSNILELNKAGIDSVVKQQFEVAKQIIAAGLVPIIEPEVNINAEEKAEIESYLTDAILEELNKLDEDQLVMLKLSIPTNVNQFQSLINHPNVVRVVALSGGYSREHANEVLKQNEGLIASFSRALINDLNVNQSEEEFDKILAETVDSIYDASVNKNL, from the coding sequence ATGAATAAAGAACAATTGGATAAAGTAAAAAATGGTAAAGGCTTCATCGCTGCGTTAGACCAAAGTGGTGGGAGTACACCTAAAGCCTTAAAAGATTACGGCGTTACTGAAGATCAATATAGTAGTGAAGACGAAATGTTCAAGCTCGTTCATGATATGCGCACGCGTATTGTATCATCACCTGCATTCAGCTCAGAAAAAATTATTGGTGCTATCCTTTTCGAACAAACAATGGACCGCGAAGTCGATGGCAAACATACTGGCGATTTCTTAGCAGATAAAGGCGTTGTCCCATTCTTAAAAGTCGATAAAGGCTTAGCCGAAGAAAAAGATGGCGTTCAATTAATGAAACCAATGCCAGATTTAGACGATTTATTACGTCGTGCAAATGAACATAAAATTTTTGGTACGAAAATGCGCTCTAACATTCTAGAGCTTAATAAAGCAGGCATTGATTCAGTTGTAAAACAACAATTTGAAGTTGCTAAACAAATCATTGCTGCTGGATTAGTGCCTATCATCGAACCTGAAGTTAATATAAATGCTGAAGAAAAAGCAGAAATAGAATCCTATTTAACTGACGCTATTTTAGAAGAATTAAATAAATTAGACGAAGATCAACTTGTCATGTTGAAATTGTCTATACCTACTAACGTTAACCAATTCCAATCATTAATTAATCACCCAAATGTTGTTAGAGTTGTTGCGTTGTCTGGCGGTTATAGTAGAGAACATGCGAACGAAGTACTAAAACAAAACGAAGGTCTTATTGCTAGTTTCTCACGTGCCTTAATTAATGATTTAAATGTAAATCAATCTGAAGAAGAATTTGACAAAATTTTAGCTGAAACAGTAGATTCTATCTACGACGCTTCTGTTAACAAAAATTTATAA
- a CDS encoding MerR family transcriptional regulator yields MNVKTAAQQIGISAHTIRYYDKSGLFPFVERDSNGYRDFKSEDLYWIEFIKCMRQTHMPIAQIKVIAELYHQGPSTIEKRKAIFTEHQNNLLEQKALIDEGLKTLENKFKLLEQE; encoded by the coding sequence ATGAATGTTAAAACTGCAGCACAACAAATTGGTATAAGCGCACATACAATCAGATATTATGATAAATCTGGGTTATTTCCTTTCGTAGAACGCGACAGCAATGGTTATAGAGACTTCAAATCTGAAGACTTATACTGGATTGAGTTTATCAAATGTATGCGGCAAACGCATATGCCCATTGCTCAAATTAAAGTAATTGCTGAACTTTATCACCAAGGACCATCTACAATTGAAAAAAGAAAAGCAATTTTTACAGAACATCAAAACAATTTATTAGAGCAAAAAGCGCTCATTGATGAAGGATTAAAAACATTAGAAAATAAATTCAAATTATTGGAACAAGAATAA
- a CDS encoding SDR family oxidoreductase, with amino-acid sequence MGKFNSLQDKVVVIAGGAKNLGGLLSQSYAQSGANIIIHHHDEHSLEEAQYTLQQVKSLGGQGALFSGDLTIVSNIEALFQFAVKTFGKVDIAINTVGKVLKQSISDTTESDYNTMQDVNAKQAYFFIKYAEQYMNNHGKIISIATSLLSAYTGYYSTYAGEKAPLEHYTRAASKEFMSRGISVNNVAPGPMDTPFFYPQESDDAVTFHKSQALHNQLTQIEDIVPIIKFLTLEGWWINGQTLFANGGYTTR; translated from the coding sequence ATGGGAAAATTCAATAGTTTACAAGATAAGGTCGTCGTTATTGCTGGTGGTGCTAAAAATCTAGGGGGATTGCTAAGTCAGTCTTATGCACAAAGCGGTGCGAATATTATTATTCACCATCATGATGAACACAGTCTTGAAGAAGCACAATATACACTTCAACAAGTGAAATCTTTAGGGGGACAAGGCGCCCTTTTTTCAGGTGATTTAACAATTGTAAGCAATATAGAAGCTCTGTTCCAATTTGCAGTAAAAACATTTGGTAAAGTCGATATTGCTATTAATACAGTCGGAAAAGTATTAAAGCAATCTATTTCAGATACAACAGAATCTGATTATAATACGATGCAAGACGTTAATGCTAAACAAGCCTATTTTTTTATAAAGTATGCCGAACAATATATGAATAATCATGGAAAAATAATATCAATTGCTACTTCCTTATTATCAGCATATACTGGGTATTATTCCACCTACGCAGGCGAAAAGGCACCTTTAGAACATTATACACGCGCTGCTTCAAAAGAGTTTATGTCACGTGGTATATCTGTCAATAACGTGGCGCCTGGCCCTATGGATACACCTTTCTTTTATCCACAAGAATCTGATGATGCAGTGACGTTCCATAAATCTCAAGCATTACACAATCAACTCACACAAATAGAAGACATAGTGCCAATTATTAAATTCTTAACTTTAGAAGGTTGGTGGATTAACGGTCAAACATTATTTGCAAATGGCGGCTATACTACAAGATAA